GGCGGCGTTCAGTGGGTGGACAAAAGCAAATCTCTAGGTCACGTAAGACCCGATAATCTCCTAGGTAGAGTCGTTTCAATTTCATATACTCTCCCCCTCTGATTCTGATTCGCTTCAGTCGAACTGCCACAAGTCTCGCTCTGTAACACGACGATAGCACTGAATTGACTCATCGGTGCTAGGAGTTGTAATCGTCACTGGGACAATTACTCCCAGGCGTTCCAGAAGATCGACAGTTGAGCGAGTCATTTCTGATATCTCGCTGTCATCCTCTTGGAGCAACTCCTCTAAGGTAAAGTGTACTGCGGTTTGTGGGTTATCTTGATCACGGCTATCAATTTTTTCTATTTTTGCCTGAATTCGCTCCCAAATGGTCTTCTGTTCTGGATTCAGTTTTTCGAGAATTCCCAGGGATGCTATATTTGCCAATGGAGAAGGAAGTTGTTGATTGGCGATCGCAGGGAGTTCTAAGCGACCAAATAGGTTCTCAATGTGCTGAGACAGCTTTCTCTGGTTTTGATAAATTTGGCTGAGGAGTTCAGCCGGAGAATCAGTCGAACGCGGTTCCTCTTGCTTTTCAACATAACGTTCTGGGCGTAAATCGTAGGTTGGCGCTTGAATCGTGTCGCACCGCACCGCTACACCAAGGAGTTTGACTCTATTGCTTCCTAAGGCTTGGCTTTCCGGTAAAACTGAGATTGCTGCTGCTTTTACAGGTTGAGAGAATAGGCGTTTAGGATCGGGGTCTTTCTTTCCGTATAGCTCTTTAATTAGCTGCTGTGGATTTTCAACCTGTGAGGGTTCGCTACCATCCAAGGGAATGCGATCGCAGATGCGCTGTTTACCTAGGGGTGCAGTCTTAGTTAACAGGAATGCAGAGGTGGTTTCATTCGGTTGTGGATAAAACGTAACCGAGGTCAATTCTGTCGAGGTCGCTTGGCAAACAAAGCCCAGTAGTGAAGTACCTTCAACTATTCTGCTGATGGCTATTCGAGGATTTTGTTGGGGAAATAAAAGAGGGGAATTCGGATTGGTGAGAACTCTGGTGACAAAGGGTAAGTCACTTGCTGATTCATCGGGATCTTGAGTTAAGTCACGACCTCGACCACTAGGATAGCCGTCCTGTTCAAGCTGCCAAAACCAGATTAGATTCTCTCCATTTTTTGAGGGTTGGGCGAAATTATCGGGTTTACTCACAAGCAGCAGGTGAGTTTGTAACGGACTGTAGGGTTGTAAAGCGTCTTTGGGTAAGGAGATGACAGCTTCAAGTTTATAGTCAAAGATTAGCTGTCTTCGTAATTTTCTCTCACTTGTATTGTTACTAAATAGCAGACCTGAAGGAACTAAGATGGCTGCTTTTCCTGCGGGTGCGAGTTTTTGGAGGGCAAGTGCAGTCAGCGCGGTTTCGCTGCGGCTACTAACTTTATACCCCAGAGTATTTTCTGCTAATTTTTCATCAATCTTTTCACCGAAAGGCGGATTGATGAGTATGCGGTCAAAAGTTTTTTTAGTAAATTCTTCTGAACCGCAAACCTGAAGTGCATTTCCATTGATCAAACGTGGAGTAAAATGATGTAATCTAGTATTAGCCCAGGCAAGTCGTTTCCATTCCGGAGAAATATCAATACCGATTGTTACTTCACTACTGCTAGGATTAGTTATCTCGCGATCAAGTAAAAAGCCACCACTGCCACAAGCCAAGTCTGCCACACTATGGTTATTGGGTTCAAGTTGGGCAAGACGCTGCATAAACTTGACAATATGTCTAGGAGTCGGATAGCGTCCCCCTGGAAGCATGGAAGGTAAGCGAAAGAGAACATAACGGTCAAATAGTGTTGCCATGTCTCCTGCTTGTTCTGCTGCTTGACGGAGATACTGTTTAATCGCTTCTATATTTACGTTTAAGTCTCTAGGTAGTCTTTTCGGGATGCCTTTTTCTGATACAAAATCTTCTGTCTCGTTAGGTACAATACTTGGGATTTGTGAGTGATCAGCGACAGCTACTATTGCACCACTTTCTTCTAGTAGTAATCTGGCAAGGTATTCAATAACTGTTAAATCGTCGGTGATTCCAGTTTTTCGTAATTCCGACCAAACTTGATTAAGCTTTTCGTTGACGCTTGTCATAATCTATAGCTGTCCCTGAAACGCTTTCTCTAGGATTGACTGTTCTAATCGTTCAAGTAGTTGTGCATCTTGTTGCATTATATTTTTCATTTCGTGGACTTTCGTCTGAAAAAAATTAAGATATTCAATAATACTTCTCTGTTCACTTATTGAGACGATAGGAATAACCACTTTTTTTAGAGTGTCAGTTTTTAATCTCCTCGTTCCATGAGCTGCTGTTTCTACTTGCTGAAGTATGAATGGCGCACGAGCGCGAAGGATGTATCCTAGATACTCCGACAGGAGATTTTTCTCTGGCACGAGAGCTTTCATGTCTTGATTGATTGTCACTTCATTTTTAGTAACTCCTACTGGTAAGGTGTGAGCTAAAATCATTCCCCTAACAACTATTAACACTGAACCTTCAGGAACAATATTTAATTTCTTGTCTTGCAGAGCAGTCTGTGATATGTACTTTTGTGTAGTGTCAATATACCAACGCTTCATGTCTCTTGGAGATGTCCATGGAATAGACCCGCCCCAATATTCTTCGTTTTCTGTTGATGGCGTTCCCCCTCCTAGTATTTTGATATACTTACTGGATAAAAGTTCACCTATAGTTGGAGAATCAGGATATTTTTTATCTATTTCATTTATTAGTTCCGTTAGTGTTGCTTCCATGACTCGGCTAGTATCCCGACGCATTTTGTCCAGAAGCTGGTGATCGCCTTTCAATTCACCTAGTAATGATTCGATGCGAGATACAATGCGATTCTGAACATCAAGAGAGAGAATAATATCTTTAGGAAATGGAATTGGTATGTAAGTCTCTTTAATTAACGTTTGGCTTATGTTGGGTTGAGCTGCACCAAAACTACGATTGATCAGTTGATGACGAATGTATTTAAAGTAATAAAATAAGAACCAATTGTTTAGCAAGGGTAAACCAAACTGTTTTTTTGGAAAAATAGCACAAATAGCTTGGTTGGTAGCAGCCTCTACGCCTAAAAGTCCTAACTTACCAACTGTAGCACCATACATAGCTATCAAAAGAGTACCTTTTGGAAAAATTTTTGCATTTGATTCCTTTATAGCTTCCACGGTGATTTTTTCTTCGCTATCAAATATTTCTGCATCTTTTAATTCACCTGACTTAAACCAATTAATATTTCCTTGAAAATATTCTAAATGGTTTCTTCTAGGTGTACCTCCGCTTGTTGTGTTAGCAAGTTCTGATAGCTTTTTCCATTGCCATAGTTTAATAAAATCATTATCTATTTTCTGGTTGACACTAATCATCAGATTTTATCCTATCGTTTAGCATTTTATGTAGCCTTTCTAATCTAATCTGTAGTTCACGTTGATCTTTTAATAATATAGCTGTAATTTCCGACGGATGCGGCAACTTTTCTTTTTTTAAATAGATCGAATTTTTAGCGGTAAAATCATATTCATTTTTTACTAAACCTTTAACATCTTCAAGCCAGCTATTTGCCGTCATAGTTGGTCGATTAGCTTTCCCTAGATGGTAATCTTTCATCTGTTGCCAAACCTGACGTGCTTCCGCAAAATGCTCATCGGAAATTGAGTTAACCTTACTGAACTTCTTAAGGTCATCAGGTAAGGCTATCTCTTGATAAAGTACCTCCTTTTGTTGTTCCCCTCTCTCAAAAAAAAGCAATGCGGCTTTAACATCGGAATAGGGAGCAAACGTGCCAGGGGGTAAACTCACGACCATAAATAGATTAAAATCATGAAGCAGTTCTTTCTTCACAGTAGCAAAAGCTCCACCCCGAAAAAGCGTTCCTTCAGGTACGACTATCCCACAACGCGCCCCCTGCTTGGGTTTGAGCTTTTTCATAACGTGTTGCAGAAATAACAGTTCAGTCGCGTTGGCTTTGACGGGGAAATTCTTCTGAATCCGAGCATTTTCCTTTCCACCAAAGGGTGGATTTGTCAAGATCACATCAAACGTCTCATCAAAGAGTCCTGACCCATCCCGGATATCTTCTGCAAGAGTGTTACGTCGTCTTATATCTGGAACTAAAACGCCATGAAGCACCATGTTCATTGTGCCAAGCAAGGCGGGTAATGGCTTTTTCTCCTGTCCGACAAAGGTATGGCGCTGGAGAATTTCTCGGTCTTTGGCTGTTTTCTCCTGCTTCTGCGTATGTAAGAAAGCCTCCAGTAAAAATCCGCAGGTTCCACAGGCGGGATCGTAAACTGTCTCGCCAATTTGAGGATCAATGACCTCTACCATAAAACGAATCACTGAACGCGGAGTGTAAAACTCTCCAGCCATCTTATTCTCACTACCGAGGCGTTTGAGTAAGTCTTCGTAGATGTGAGAGACGGTGTAGATATCGTCAGGATTGGTCAAGTCAATCTGATCAACAATCTTTAGTACATCTTTGAGGTTATCGGGTGAGTCGCAGATAATCACGTTGCGATCGCGGAATATCCCAGCAATCACTTCCCGTTCCGGTGAACCCGACAAGGATGCTAAGTGAGGAATGAGTTCACCTCGGACAAACTCCATCAACTGATGATCATCCCACGCCGGAATAGTACGGCGTCCCTTTTTCCCGCCTTTTTTCCCCAAAGCCTTTGTCACCCAGTTAGACCAGCGATACTGTCTACTGATAACCCGTGTGTACTTACGGTTCGCTGACTTGGCTTCCTGTTCAAAGGCATCTTCCTGTCCATCCAGGAATTTCAAGAACAGTAACCAGGACAGATGTTCCACATACTCCATCACACCGCCACAGTTATTGTCGCGGCGCAAGATGTCACAAGCACGCCAGATATCGTTGGTTAGTTGTTCTCGACTCACCTAGTCTCCTCGCGGTAATGGCGTTGCTGTCTCTGATTCTAAGGTTGAGACAAACCTATTATTTTACCAAAGCATCTCGCTTTTTTTGATCTATATCTTTTCTGAGAACAGGAAAACCCAGAATAGAGATTAATCTCACTCCTCTGTATCTTGGTCAACTGCTGGATTTGGAGAAACGATTAGCCGTCTACGCCCAATTTGATCCACTAACTCACTTTTAGATTTTAGCCCCAATTCCTGCGCGATTTCTTCTAGTCCACGCGCCCCTGTAGGTGTAACTGTTAGATTAAGTCTTTGCTTGAGTTCATCCTGATCAACGGGTTCCCCCCGCATTCGTTTTTTCCTTTTAGGCATATCTACTGTTAGTTCACGCGCATATTCTGCACGTCATGCTAACATCTGGACTTTTTCGGTTGTGGGGTATTTTGTTTCAACATTTTTAATACGTATTAACTGGTGTATTGCTTGAAAGGCATTTAGAATATACGTATTAAAATGAAAACAATGCCAGCTCCACAGCTTTGGACGGCACCGAGTCTGGCATTGACTCCCATCAATAGGAGCAATTTCAATCCTATGCCAAATTTCTCAAAAAGTACGTGCGATCGCGGCTTAATTCGCCCATCCACTGACCAAAGGGGCTATCAGCAAGCCTTGGATGATTTTGCGATCGCCTCCCTCCTCTCTCGCCTGCAAACCCTCTGTAACACTGAGTTTGATGCAGCCGGGATGAATGTAAGCCAGTCGGAACTCGAAAGCCTCGCCGCGATCCTGATCCGCGAGTTAACCGCGACTCTCAATAGCAAAATTGTATCCGGCTACCTTAAAACTATGGGTTATGGCTGCTGCGACTTACCCATCAGCTTTAGTCACAAGCGATTCTCAGCTGTTGAACTCCCCACCAACTTCCCTCACGTCAAACCGCCGAGATTCATCTATGGGGACAAGCTGCAATGGATTCGCGATCGCGCAGACAGCCTCAACCCGAAACTCCCCCATCCGCCAACATCTCCAGACTGGGGAACTGCGATCGGCAGATTCTACGGCTTTGCGTCTCATCACTGTGGTTGGACATGGTGTTATCTGATTTGGCTGGACAAATGTTCCCCCAGTTCCCGGTGGACGGTAGCTGATACGGCTTGGGAAGATGACCTGGAACCTTGGGAGGAAAGCCAATGACACCCCGTCCCATCACTGAACGCGAACAGGCTTTAATGTGCTGGAACATTATGAGGAGATTCCGCCTGAACTTTTGAATGTGCTTTGTCCGGGTTTTGGGAATTTCTAGGAATTTCAACAGAGCGTAACATTATTGTAGAGATATTCCGGCGGAATATCTCTACCTTCCCTGATGGGAAATATACTGATAACATCGTTTGTAAAAGCGGAACTGGCACGTAGCGGGTAAGGTGGCTGATGGGGTTCTACCAACGGTGGCGCAAGTGGTTTATTCTTCCCCTAGTATTGGCTGGGGTAGGTGCAGAATTATTGGCGGCTGCATCGATTCGGGGACAGGAAATAGAGGCAGTTTCGCCCGTTGAGTATGGTTCGTTTGTGGATAATCAGGGGATGCCAATCGAAGCGCGATTAAACCCCACGTACCGCCAGAGGCGATCGCAACCCTTCCAGAAGCAGAATGATCTCCCCGATGTGCCTCAACTTCCTCAATCACCAAGGCGTAATCCTATTCCTTCCAGGAGATCTATTGCGATCGCGGATATCCAAGTTCGCTTTGTCGATGAAGACGGTCAACCCACTCCCGGAAACACTCGTCCTTATATCATTACGCGAGAATTTGACCTGCAACCCGGAGACGTGTATCGCCCAGAGGTCGCCCAGCAAGGGTTAGAACGAGTAACGGAGTTAGATAGTGTCGAGGATGCTACCCTCAGTCTCCAACAGACCAATCAACCTAATCAAATTGTCATGATTGTGAATGTGGTTGAGGATTCATCCTTTAATGTCACGGCTTTTCCCAGTTCAAGTCGGGCAAAGGGGATTTATGGGGTGTTGCGGTTAGAGGAGGAGAATCTGGGCGGAAATAATCAGAACTTGGCGCTAGAACTGGAAGCAGGCGAAGATACCCTAGGATTTGAGGTGAGTTTTACTGATCCGTGGATTGCGGGTGATCCGTTGCGGACAGGGTACAGTTTGGCAGTGTTTAATCAGCGTTCTCCCTCGGAAGTGTTTATTGGCGGCGATCGCGAGGTGGATTTGCCGAATGGGGAAACGCCGTGGGTGCATCGTTTGGGGGGAAGTGGGGAACTGTTTCGTCCTCTGGGAGGGAATTGGCAGGCTGGGGTAGGAGTATCTTATCAGCGCGTGTCGATCCGGGATCAGGCGTTTACCGATCAGGTGCAGCCTGTGGATGAATTTGGCAATCCGTTGAGTTTAAGCGATCGCGGTCAAGATGATTTATTGACGGTGAATCTATCGGCGGTGCAAGATAATCGCGATGATACCGATTATCCCAGCCAAGGATCTAATGTCAGAGTCGGGATGGATCAGTCAGTTCCTGTGGGTGAAGCCGATATTATTTTTAACCGGGTGAGTGGAAGTTATACCCAGTATGTGCCGATGGAGTTATTTGGGTTCACCTCTGGCGATCAAACCTTGGTGTTTAATCTTCAGGGAGGAACCGTGATTGGCGATTTACCGGCTTATGAAGCCTTTAGCCTCGGCGGGGGGAGTTCGGTACGCGGCTATCAGAGTGGGGAAGTGGGTGCAGGTCGGTCTTACCTGCAAGCCACGGCGGAATATCGGTTTCCGGTGTTTAGGGACTTGCGGCTTAATAATATACCAATCAAGCTTGACTAAATTGATTAATACAGCTTTCCTAACTGGTACTTTATTTTTACGCAACTCCCTTACTTGGTTGGGGGGTCGGATATTTGCGGATTATGCCACAGATTTAGGCTCAGGGGATACCGTTACTGGGGAACCGGGAGAGGTGCGGGATAAGCCAGGGAGTGGATTGGGTTATGGGGTTGGGGTGAGAGTGCGATCGCCTTTTGGTCCAGTACAGGTTGATTTTGGCTTAAATGATCAGGGGGATTCTCAGGTGCATTTGGGCGTAGGGGAACGCTTTTGAAATCATGCATTCATGTATTCGTCGTGTATTTATGTATTGTAAAGTATTCATCTATATCTACCTTTGCTGAGGGAAAATGGCAAATGAGAATGAGTCTCAAAGCTCTTGATCCCCAAGATTGGATTGAAATTGATGACCAGTTTGTCAAGTATTTGTCACAAAAGGATACTCTGCTCAAGACTCGACATTCAGAGGTATTTGCCAGTCTCCCCGGAACCGCAGCCAGTCAGAAAGAGGTGCTAGAGTTACTGCTGGATCATCTGCTGAAACGCTTTCCCCAGCATTATCGACGCCACGATCAAAGGATTGAGGCGATCGCAACCCATCAAGTTTGGCATATTTCGGATTTCGAGTCAGCCCCCCTGGATTTAGCTGGGCGTCTGGTACAAGAGGATTTATTATTGATGGAGCGATCGCGTCAAGGGTATCGTTTAGTCGCCGCCTCCCTCTGCTTTCCCTTGCGTTGGCGACTGCGAGAAAAGTTGGGATGTCCCCTGACTCAAATCCACTCCCCGGTTCCGGGATATTCTGAAAAGCTGGCGCATCCTGTGGATAGTGTGTTTAATCGCCTCAAATCTAATCATCCCGTTTGGCGATTAAACTGGAGTATTGTCGAGTCTCCCGAACTATTCTTTCCCCCAGAGAACGCAAAACCAGGTTGGGAGACAACGATAAATTGCCAAAATGCTGGGGATAAGATGTTTCTGAGAATTGAACGTCAGACATTAAGACGGTTAGCAACCAGTGGTGACATTCTGTTTACCGTGCGTACCTATGTACATCCTTTGCGAGTGCTTGAAGATAATCCCCAGATGGCGGATAGTCTAGCGGAGATAATTCAACACATGCCAGTTGAGATGCAGGAGTACAAAAACATTTTACCGATCCGCCAAGTGCTTCTGGGATATCTGGGCAGTATAGTTGAAACTGGAGCGATCGCGAATAATTAGACAACCCCACCCCTTGTTACGAAAAAGGAACCAACTAGCCACAGCCAATAATTTGCTGAGATTGTGGCATAGTCAAGTAAAAAATGATTGACATTTAGTCTGGGATAGGTTATGGTTTCATTAGACAGCATTAATATCTCGCCAGCTAATGTGCAAGATGTTGGTTGCGGTCTCAGCTTTAGGATACAAGGTTTACAACTTTAGAGTGGCTGTAAAGCTTGTATCCTGAATCTGAGACTTTAATCTAACAACTTCACCATGAGTTAGGGTAGTTGCAGATAAGTATATGGAGATTTTATGGAAATCTCTTGAACCATCTCTGTTACCTCTAGATGTGTGATTTACCAATGCTGTCCTGTTAAAAATTAATAGGATAGAAAAAATGAATCTACACTCACAAGTAAAAACAAATCGGTGTCAACCCTTGGTTAATCTGTATTGGGATCTTCAGAACGTCTCAATTCAAAAGTCAGCTCATTTGTTGCTGTCCTTTGCTCAAACACAAGGACACTTGCTTGCCCAAAATGTCTACTATAATTCACAATGTCAAAACCAAGCTCAAGCCAAAAAACCTCTATCCCGTCTTGGATTTGACTGTCGTGATGTTCCTTGTCCTCTCAAGGACAGCGCCGATCATCAATTAATAGCGCATTGTCTTAAAGATATACACAGTGATCGTTCTCCAGACATAATTATTCTTGTGTCAGGAGATGGAGATTTTTGCCCATTGGTTCGCAATCTGCAAAGCTTGGACAAAAAGGTGATAATCTTTGCCCAGCTCGGCAATGTGAAACAAAAGCTAAAGGATCTTGTTCAAGATGACTTCTATTTTGTAGACCAATTGCCTAAGTTAGTTCAAGTTAAAACTAACCCTCAGACTACTGCCGTTAAAGCTCAGCTTATTTACGAGGAGGCTATCGATTGTTTGAGAAACGCAATCCAAACAGCATTAAATCAGGGTCAACGTACATCCCTTTCCCAGATTGGCAAACTGATGCGTCATAATCCACATTTTCCTAAGTGTAGTAAATTCCCATTAGTTTGTAAATCTGATGGCACAACGTTCTCGAAATTGAGTAAGTTTGTTAATGCAGCTATTTCCGAGGGGATAGTCTACGCCAAAACGACAGGTAAAGAGCCAGAATTCTTTTTGAGCGAGAGAAATCGATTACTTGTCTAAATATTCTTTGCCTAGATGTAAATAAACTTAAATCATCTCGGTTACGTAGTATAACTGAGGTGATTTAAATTCACGCTAATCGCGTTTATTTATATCAAACCATTTCACCTAGCTTTTCACGGGAAGTCTAGAAACTATTGTAGAGACGCGCCATGGCGCGTCTGGGCGGGTTTAGTCACATCTGGGTGCAACCCGAAAAGATAGTAGTGAAACCCGCCCCTACAGAGGCATCACATACCGTGAAAATTCCAACCCTTTCACCTGATTAATTTTGAACATCAAATTTCTATGCCAGTAACCTTTCCCACAACGAGTACGTTAGAAATGAATCAACTTCCAACTATCAAAAATGAAACGCTCCGACTCAGCGCCCTCACTCACCGTTCCTACGTCAACGAACATCCAAAAGCTGGTGAACATAACGAACGCTTAGAATTCCTGGGTGATGCTGTATTAGGTTTTGTCGTCGGTGAACTCCTCTATAAACGTTACCCGGATGTAAGTGAAGCTCACCTAACCCGTTTGCGTGCTAATTTAGTCGATGAGAAACAACTGGCTAAATTTGCCAGCCAACTCGGTATCGGTGACTTGATGCGATTGGGTAAAGGTGCAGATAAAGAAGGGGGTCGGCAAAATCCCGCTTTACTCAGTGATACCTTGGAAGCTTATATGGCGGCATATTATATAGAATCGGGGATTGATGCCGTTCGTCAATTTATTTACCCACTTTTCAGTCGTGTGGCTGATAGTATAGCGGTTCAACAGTCCGATACCGAACCCAAAAACTTAGTAGATCCCAAAGGTCGATTTCAGCAATGGGCGCTAGCTAATTTTGTCGAAAACCCCACATATTCTATTATCGATGAGTCTGGACTCGATCATGCCAAGGAATTCACGGCTGAAGTGCGCGTAAAAGGAAAAGTTTACGGTGTCGGAACTGGGCGTCGTAAACAAGATGCGGAAAAGCGTGCGGCGAAAGCAGCGCTTAAAAAAGTTGAAGTGGAATAAACCTGCGTGACCCCCCTAATGGAGTCCCATTAAATAATTTAGAATTGTATAACCTGTTCGGCATTTAAACCTTAATGTCAATAACGGCGAAATATTTGTAGGTAGTGCGTTTAGCGAAGCCATGCCGCAGGCTTTGCATCTTGCTCACTACTAATACCCAATTTAAATGCATGACAAAATTGATGCATTAAATTGGGTTCGTAATTAGGGCTTTCGCCTAAAACCTGGTTGGATTTCCAGCGTCAAGCCAACCGACACCCCATCCCATCATGTTAGCTGTACCGCTCGATAATTGGGCTTACCCCTGAGTAGCTTCTAACAAGCCAGATTCGTTACAGTATCTCTAAGACAATCACAGCAATTGAATCCGTAAACTAAAATGGCAACGGCAACAACTTCTCCAGTATCCCAAGCACTACCTCCCTTAATTCCCCGCGAAACCCTATTCGGAAACCCCGATCGCACTCGCCCGCAGCTATCCCCCGATGGGAAGTATTTGGCTTATATCGCCCCAGATGAGAAGAATGTGTTGCAAGTCTGGTTACGAACCGTGGGAGAAGATGATGATCAACAGCTAACGGCGGATCAAAAGCGGGGGATTCGCCTTTATGTCTGGACATACAATCCTAACCAGCTTATTTATCTGCAAGACTCAGACGGCGACGAAAACTTTCACCTCTATTTGGTGAATGTCCAATCCAAGTTAGTGCGCGATTTAACCCCCTTCCAAGGCGTGAAAGCCCAACCGATTGACCTTGATCCAGAGTTTCCTGATCAAGTCTTGGTGGGAATGAATCTCAACGATCGCCAAAAATTTGATGTGTATCGGGTTAATCTGAATAATGGCGCAGTGGAGTTTGAGACTGATAACCCTGGTAATATCGTCAGTTGGGTGGCTGATGCTCAATTCCAGATTCGGGCAGCGATCGCAGCCACGCCAGATGGGGGTTCCGATCTGTTATTCCGCGAGACTCCCGATAAATCCTTTGAATTATTACGCCACTGGGGACCCGATGATGAAGGATCAGCCGTCACCTTTTCTCAGGATGGCAAAACCCTGTATATTACTGGATCACATGATGCCAATGCCCAACGGTTAATTGCTTTAGATTTAGCCTCCCGCCAAGAAACGGTTATGGCGGCTGATGAACAGTATGATATCGGTGGTGTGGTTATCCATCCGACTCAGCGCCGGATTCAGGCGGTGTCCTTTTATAAGGATAAAGTGGAATGGCAAATTCTCGATGACAGCATTGCTGATGATTTTAAGGCGATCGCGCAAATCCGAGGCGGTGAATTTTCCATCACCAATCGCACGTTAGCGGATGATACTTGGTTGGTTGCTTACGCGACGGATGATGGTCCAGTTTATTACTATGTGTATAACCGGGAGGCTAAAACCCACTCCTTACTGTTTAGCAATCAACCGGAATTGGAAACCTTGCAACTCGCATCAATGCAACCCATTTCCTACCCAGCGCGGGATGGTTTAACCATTCACGGCTATCTCACCACGCCTGTTGGCGTTGAGGCGAAAAATTTACCCACGGTGCTTTTGGTTCATGGTGGACCCTGGGCGCGAGATACGTGGGGCTATAGTCCAACGGTACAATGGTTGGCAAACCGGGGTTATGCGGTGCTGCAAGTCAATTTCCGAGGATCTACAGGTTACGGGAAAGCGTTCCTAAATGCCGGAAATCGTGAATGGGCGGCAAAGATGCATGATGATTTAATTGATGCCGTCAATTGGAT
The window above is part of the Coleofasciculus chthonoplastes PCC 7420 genome. Proteins encoded here:
- the rnc gene encoding ribonuclease III, with amino-acid sequence MNQLPTIKNETLRLSALTHRSYVNEHPKAGEHNERLEFLGDAVLGFVVGELLYKRYPDVSEAHLTRLRANLVDEKQLAKFASQLGIGDLMRLGKGADKEGGRQNPALLSDTLEAYMAAYYIESGIDAVRQFIYPLFSRVADSIAVQQSDTEPKNLVDPKGRFQQWALANFVENPTYSIIDESGLDHAKEFTAEVRVKGKVYGVGTGRRKQDAEKRAAKAALKKVEVE
- a CDS encoding NYN domain-containing protein; amino-acid sequence: MVNLYWDLQNVSIQKSAHLLLSFAQTQGHLLAQNVYYNSQCQNQAQAKKPLSRLGFDCRDVPCPLKDSADHQLIAHCLKDIHSDRSPDIIILVSGDGDFCPLVRNLQSLDKKVIIFAQLGNVKQKLKDLVQDDFYFVDQLPKLVQVKTNPQTTAVKAQLIYEEAIDCLRNAIQTALNQGQRTSLSQIGKLMRHNPHFPKCSKFPLVCKSDGTTFSKLSKFVNAAISEGIVYAKTTGKEPEFFLSERNRLLV
- a CDS encoding S9 family peptidase; the protein is MATATTSPVSQALPPLIPRETLFGNPDRTRPQLSPDGKYLAYIAPDEKNVLQVWLRTVGEDDDQQLTADQKRGIRLYVWTYNPNQLIYLQDSDGDENFHLYLVNVQSKLVRDLTPFQGVKAQPIDLDPEFPDQVLVGMNLNDRQKFDVYRVNLNNGAVEFETDNPGNIVSWVADAQFQIRAAIAATPDGGSDLLFRETPDKSFELLRHWGPDDEGSAVTFSQDGKTLYITGSHDANAQRLIALDLASRQETVMAADEQYDIGGVVIHPTQRRIQAVSFYKDKVEWQILDDSIADDFKAIAQIRGGEFSITNRTLADDTWLVAYATDDGPVYYYVYNREAKTHSLLFSNQPELETLQLASMQPISYPARDGLTIHGYLTTPVGVEAKNLPTVLLVHGGPWARDTWGYSPTVQWLANRGYAVLQVNFRGSTGYGKAFLNAGNREWAAKMHDDLIDAVNWIVDQGIGDRNKVAIMGGSYGGYATLVGLAFTPEVFAAGVDIVGPSNLVTLMQSIPPYWAPMKAMFAHRLGDLDTEEEFLKARSPLFFIDRIQKPLLIGQGANDPRVKQAESEQIVEAMQKADKPVEYALYTDEGHGFARPENRLHFFAIAEEFLSKYLEGRFEPIGEIQGHSGVVS